One region of Juglans microcarpa x Juglans regia isolate MS1-56 chromosome 7S, Jm3101_v1.0, whole genome shotgun sequence genomic DNA includes:
- the LOC121240383 gene encoding putative lipid-transfer protein DIR1, with translation MEMGRKLVLAFLMVAVLLEGSRAAVKLCDMDDDGLSACKPSVTQPDPVDPTPGCCQALSGADLKCLCSYKNSMVLPALGIDPALAMALPAKCSLTPPADC, from the coding sequence ATGGAGATGGGAAGGAAGCTGGTGTTGGCGTTTTTGATGGTTGCAGTACTGCTTGAGGGGTCGAGGGCTGCTGTGAAATTGTGTGACATGGATGATGATGGTCTTTCAGCGTGCAAGCCATCGGTGACTCAGCCCGACCCTGTTGACCCAACGCCTGGCTGTTGTCAGGCTCTTTCTGGGGCTGACTTGAAGTGCCTTTGTTCCTATAAGAACTCGATGGTGCTGCCTGCTCTTGGCATCGACCCTGCTCTTGCCATGGCTCTACCTGCCAAGTGCAGCCTCACCCCTCCTGCCGACTGCTaa